The Enterobacter asburiae genomic sequence GCTAGGGGCGTATGCCACCTGGATGGTGCAGCAGGCGATGGCCGGGCTTGCGCCACAGTGGCTGGCGCTCTATCCCGTTATCGCGCTTCCGGTCGCGTTCTGCCTGACGGCGGGTATCGGGATGGTGCTGGAGCGCACCGTGATCCGCCATCTGTACGGTCGTCCGCTGGAAACGCTGCTGGCGACGTGGGGGATCAGCCTGATGATTATCCAGCTGGTGCGCATGACCTTTGGCGCCCAGAACCTGGAGGTCGCCAACCCGGCATGGCTCTCCGGCGGGGTGCAGGTCTTTGCCAACCTGACTCTGCCGTGGAACCGCATCGTGGTGCTGGGCTTCGTGCTGCTGGTGCTGTTCTTTACCTGGCTCATTCTGAATAAAACCCGTCTGGGGCTCAACGTGCGGGCGGTGACGCAGAACCGCAGTATGGCCGCCTGCTGCGGGGTACCGACAGGCCGCGTCGATATGCTGGCGTTTGGGCTTGGCTCAGGGATTGCCGGGTTAGGCGGCGTGGCGCTATCGCAGCTCGGTAACGTCGGGCCGGAACTGGGCCAGGGCTACATTATTGATTCCTTCCTCGTGGTCGTTCTCGGCGGCGTAGGCCAGCTGGCAGGCAGCGTGGCCGCGGCGTTTGGCCTGGGTATTTTCAATAAAATTCTTGAGCCGCAGATGGGGGCGGTGCTGGGCAAGATCGTGATTCTGGTGGCGATCGTGCTGTTTATTCAGAAACGCCCTCAGGGGCTGTTTGCGCTGAAAGGGAGGGTGATTGACTGATGAGCCAGCCGCTGACCTTAACGCTGGCGCGCAAAGCGCCGCGCGCAACGCAACTTGCAGGCAGCCTGCTGGTGGTGTGTCTGCTGATATTACCGTTTTTCGCCTTACTGCCTGCGACGCATCCGCTGGCGCTGTCGACCTGGATGCTGACGCTGATTGGCAAGATCCTCTGCTATGCCATCGTTGCGGTGGCTCTGGATCTGGTGTGGGGCTACGCCGGAATGCTCTCTCTTGGGCACGGCATCTTCTTCGCCCTGGGCGGCTACGCGATGGGCATGTACCTGATGCGTCAGGCCGCGGGTGACGGTCTTCCCGCGTTTATGTCGTTTCTCTCCTGGAGCGAGCTGCCGTGGTTCTGGTGGGGAACCCAGCATTTTGCCTGGGCGCTGGTGCTGATTGTGATGGTGCCGGGCCTGCTGGCTCTGGTGTTCGGCTGGTTCGCCTTTCGCTCAAAGATCAAAGGGGTCTATTTCTCGATTATGACCCAGGCGCTGACCTATGCCGGGATGCTGCTGTTCTTTCGCAATGAAACCGGTTTTGGCGGCAATAACGGCTTTACCGGCTTCACCACGCTGCTCGGGTTTTCGGTGACGGAAACGACCACCCGTATCGCGCTGTTTCTGGCGACCGTGCTGTTGCTGATTCTGGCGTTAGGCACCGGATTTGCCCTGGCGAAGAGCAAGTTTGGCCGCATCCTGACCGCCGTTCGTGACGCCGAAAACCGCCTGACGTTTTGCGGCTACGATCCGCGCGGGTTCAAGCTGCTGGTATGGACGCTTTCTGCCGTGCTGTGCGGCCTGGCGGGGGCGCTGTACGTCCCGCAGGTGGGCATTATCAACCCCGGTGAAATGTCGCCGACCAACTCGATTGAAGCGGCCATCTGGGTGGCGCTCGGCGGGCGCGGCACGCTGGTCGGTCCGGTGATTGGCGCGGCGCTGGTGAACGGTGCAAAGAGCTTCTTCACCGTCGCGATGCCGGAATACTGGCAGCTGTTTCTGGGGCTGATTTTCATCGCCGTCACGCTGTTTTTACCGCGCGGCGTCTACGGTCTGTTTCGAAAGGGAGATAAATAATGCAGCCAGCCGAAGGGTTATTTACCCGCCAGTTGCCGGGCGATCGTTACCGTGAACAGACCGACCCGGTGCTTCAGCTTGAGGCCATTAACGTCAATTTTGATGGGTTTCAGGCCCTGACCGATCTCTCGCTGAATATCGGCGTGGGCGAGTTGCGCTGCGTGATTGGCCCTAACGGCGCCGGTAAAACCACGCTGATGGACGTCATCACCGGCAAAACGCGGCCAAAGAGCGGCAGGGCGATTTACGATCAGTCCATCGACCTGACCGCGCTGGAGCCTGCGAGCATTGCCCGCCAGGGGATCGGGCGTAAATTCCAGAAACCCACCGTTTTTGAAGCCCTGACGGTGTGGGAGAACCTGGAGATCGCCATGAAAACCGATAAATCCGTCTGGGCGAGCCTGCGGGCAAAACTCAACGGTGAGCAGTGCGACCGCATTGATGAGATGCTGGTTTTGCTGCGCCTTAGCAGCGAGCGCGACCGCCGCGCCGGGCTGCTTTCGCACGGGCAAAAACAGTTTCTGGAAATCGGGATGCTTCTGGTGCAGGACCCGCACCTGCTGCTGCTGGATGAACCGGCTGCCGGGATGACCGACGCGGAAACGGAATACACCGCCGAGCTGTTCAAAACGCTGGCGGGTAAGCATTCCCTGATGGTGGTGGAGCACGATATGGGCTTTGTTGAGACTATCGCCGACCACGTCACGGTGCTGCACCAGGGGCGGGTACTGGCGGAAGGTTCGCTTCGCGAGGTGCAGGCCAACGAGCAGGTGATTGAGGTCTATCTGGGACGCTAAGGAGCGATGATGTTACAGGTTAACGAACTGAATCAGTATTACGGCGGCAGCCATATCCTGCGCGGCGTGAGTTTTGAGGCCGTCACCGGAGAAGTCACCTGCCTGCTGGGCCGCAACGGCGTCGGGAAAACCACGCTGCTGAAGTGTCTGATGGGGTTGATCCCGGCGAAAACCGGGGAGGTCATCTGGCAGGGTAAAAAGATCACCCACAGCAGGCCGCACCAGCGGGTGCAGTCTGGCGTGGCGTACGTCCCGCAGGGCCGCGAGATTTTCCCGCGCCTGACCGTGGAAGAGAACCTCCTGCTGGGGCTGTCGCGATTTTCCGCCCGCGAGGCGAAGCAGGTTCCGGATGAGATCTGGCAGCTGTTTCCGGTACTTAGAGAGATGAAACACCGCCGCGGGGGCGATCTCTCCGGTGGACAGCAGCAGCAGCTGGCGATTGGTCGCGCGCTGGCGAGCCGTCCGCAGCTGCTGATTCTGGACGAGCCGACCGAAGGCATACAGCCGT encodes the following:
- the urtC gene encoding urea ABC transporter permease subunit UrtC, with the protein product MSQPLTLTLARKAPRATQLAGSLLVVCLLILPFFALLPATHPLALSTWMLTLIGKILCYAIVAVALDLVWGYAGMLSLGHGIFFALGGYAMGMYLMRQAAGDGLPAFMSFLSWSELPWFWWGTQHFAWALVLIVMVPGLLALVFGWFAFRSKIKGVYFSIMTQALTYAGMLLFFRNETGFGGNNGFTGFTTLLGFSVTETTTRIALFLATVLLLILALGTGFALAKSKFGRILTAVRDAENRLTFCGYDPRGFKLLVWTLSAVLCGLAGALYVPQVGIINPGEMSPTNSIEAAIWVALGGRGTLVGPVIGAALVNGAKSFFTVAMPEYWQLFLGLIFIAVTLFLPRGVYGLFRKGDK
- the urtE gene encoding urea ABC transporter ATP-binding subunit UrtE, coding for MLQVNELNQYYGGSHILRGVSFEAVTGEVTCLLGRNGVGKTTLLKCLMGLIPAKTGEVIWQGKKITHSRPHQRVQSGVAYVPQGREIFPRLTVEENLLLGLSRFSAREAKQVPDEIWQLFPVLREMKHRRGGDLSGGQQQQLAIGRALASRPQLLILDEPTEGIQPSVIKEIGQVIRTLADRGDMAILLVEQFYDFAAELADSYLLMSRGTIIQRGRGENMEQEGVRGLVAI
- the urtD gene encoding urea ABC transporter ATP-binding protein UrtD, with translation MQPAEGLFTRQLPGDRYREQTDPVLQLEAINVNFDGFQALTDLSLNIGVGELRCVIGPNGAGKTTLMDVITGKTRPKSGRAIYDQSIDLTALEPASIARQGIGRKFQKPTVFEALTVWENLEIAMKTDKSVWASLRAKLNGEQCDRIDEMLVLLRLSSERDRRAGLLSHGQKQFLEIGMLLVQDPHLLLLDEPAAGMTDAETEYTAELFKTLAGKHSLMVVEHDMGFVETIADHVTVLHQGRVLAEGSLREVQANEQVIEVYLGR